Within the Saccharopolyspora gloriosae genome, the region CCGACTCACACATCGACTTCCGGGGCGCTTGAAATACACAGGTCGAGCGCGACGATGCACCGGGCGGGAGATAGGTCGAGCAGTGGCAACGAGAGGCAGTTGGAGCCTTGATCAGCCTCACGACGTTTCCCGGACATTGATCACGTCGCGTTGTCACAGGAGATCCGGATGAACCACATCATCGTCGCGCTGTCGGTCGAAGCCATCGGGCTGTTCTCGATCGCGGGCGCCATCACGGCCTGGACCCGCTCGGTCCTGCGCACGACCGCCCGCTGAACCGAACCCGGGCGGGGCGAGCTCCCCGCCCGCACAACGACGAAACCCGCAGCCCTCTGGCGAGGACTGCGGGTTTCGCCTATTCCGAACTTGTCATCCGTGCCTCGCCGGCAGCGAAGCCGCTGCGCGAACCACGCGCGGAGGCTATTTCTTGGCGCCGGCCAGCTCCTTGGCCTCTTCGTGGTCCACTGCGGCCGGCGGTGAACCGGGGAGCCGCTTGCCCGCGGACTCCTTCATCGCGTACACGGAGATCGCGCCGATCACCCCGGCCGCCATCAGGTAGTAGGCGGGGATGTCGAGGTTGCCGGTCGCGGCGATCAAGCTGGCCACCACCGTCGCCGTCGTACCACCGAACAGCGACACCGCGATGTTGAACGCGATCGACAACCCGCCGTAGCGGATGTCGGTCGGGAACAGCGCGGGCAGCACCGACGGGCACGTGGCGTTGAAGCACAACAGCATCAACCCCATCAGCAGCAGGCCGCCGAAGGTCGCCACCGTGCCGCCGATCTTCAGCAGCATGATCGCCGGAATGGACAGCACCACCAGCAGCGCGCAGCCCGTGTACAAGATCGGCTTGCGGCCGATCTTGTCGCTGAGCCTGCCGACGAACGTGATCAGCACCATCGACACCAGCAGCACGACGATCTGCAGCACCTGGGAGACCACGCTGTGGGTACCGGCGTGCCCGTGCTCCGGCAGCGTCTGGGTGAGGTACGTCGGCATGTAGCTGGTGAGCATGTAGTTCGTGACGTTGAACGCCAGCACGACGCCGCCGCAGACCAGCATCGCGGGCCAGTGGCTGATGAAGATCTTGCGGAACTCGCCCAGCGTCTGGTTCCCCTCGCGGCCCTCGGACTCCGCGGCGATCTTCGCGAACGCCGGCGTCTCCTCCAGCTTCATCCGCAGGTACAGCCCGACGCCGCCGATCGGTCCCGCGATCAGGAACGGGATGCGCCAGCCCCAGCTGAGCAGGTCCTGCTCCGAGAGCACGGCCTCCAGCAGCGTCGCGAACGTCGCACCGAGCGCGTAGCCGGTCAGCGTGCCGAACTCCAGGAAGCTGCACAGGAAGCCGCGCCTGCGGTCCGGGGCGTACTCGGCGATGAACGCCATCGCGCCGCCGTACTCACCACCGGTCGAGAAGCCCTGCAGCAGCCTGGCCAGCAACAACAACATCGGCGCCGCGACGCCGATGGCGTGGTAATCGGGCAGGATGCCGATGATGAACGTGCTGATCGCCATCATGATCACGGTCAGCGACAGCACCTTCTGCCTGCCGATCCGGTCACCCAGCGGCCCGAAGAACATCCCGCCGAACGGACGCACCAGGAACGCCGCCGTGAAGGTCCCCAGTGTCGCGATCGTGCCCAGCGTCGGCGAGAGTCCCGTGAAGAACACGCTCTCGATCTTCACGGCCAGGTAGGAGTAGACGCCGAAGTCGAACCACTCCGTGACGTTGCCGATGGCGGCCGCACCGACCGCGCGTCGAATTACGTTCGGCTCGGTGACCGTCACGTCCTCAACCGGATATTCGTCCGCTTTCGCATCGGACGAGTCAGCCCCTGACAAGGAGAACACCCCTTTACCTGCTTAGTGCCGCCCACCCAGGACGGCCGAGCACTGCTCCGCTACTCGCTGTGAGATATCGACGAGCACCATAGTCCCCCCAACGGACCAATGGAAAACACCCTGCCCAGTTTTCCACGCACTTGCGCGA harbors:
- a CDS encoding MFS transporter — protein: MSGADSSDAKADEYPVEDVTVTEPNVIRRAVGAAAIGNVTEWFDFGVYSYLAVKIESVFFTGLSPTLGTIATLGTFTAAFLVRPFGGMFFGPLGDRIGRQKVLSLTVIMMAISTFIIGILPDYHAIGVAAPMLLLLARLLQGFSTGGEYGGAMAFIAEYAPDRRRGFLCSFLEFGTLTGYALGATFATLLEAVLSEQDLLSWGWRIPFLIAGPIGGVGLYLRMKLEETPAFAKIAAESEGREGNQTLGEFRKIFISHWPAMLVCGGVVLAFNVTNYMLTSYMPTYLTQTLPEHGHAGTHSVVSQVLQIVVLLVSMVLITFVGRLSDKIGRKPILYTGCALLVVLSIPAIMLLKIGGTVATFGGLLLMGLMLLCFNATCPSVLPALFPTDIRYGGLSIAFNIAVSLFGGTTATVVASLIAATGNLDIPAYYLMAAGVIGAISVYAMKESAGKRLPGSPPAAVDHEEAKELAGAKK